In Entelurus aequoreus isolate RoL-2023_Sb linkage group LG13, RoL_Eaeq_v1.1, whole genome shotgun sequence, a genomic segment contains:
- the LOC133663341 gene encoding uncharacterized protein LOC133663341, with product MAANYRVPPKFDETRPYECWKNEVNIWARVTELDKKKQALAVALGLEGRAKDIAMEIPADDLDKDTGMATLLAKLDGVFQQEEKDRAYEAYSQFDRLMKDSSVSMADYIIDFEQRYNRIKKYDMALPDAVLAFKLLDTACLDEKNRQLALTACPDLKFASMKSALKRIFGAKTAPGLSHGIQLNQDAAFFTEQRQRQGQGRRNTFQQKSERTPLPGTNPLDKFGKRSRCAVCQSTFHWAKDCPYKKNEQVRLTEDENVEEVNITLLTNDPMSDAEIFITESLGSAIIDTACTRTVCGEKWLDSYVSCLSQEQTDKMMRTENTSSRPFRFGDGNLVYSTRKVKLPAKIGQTKCHIETEVVNADIPLLLSKSSLKKAGTVLDMENDRAVMFKQQIPLEFTSSGHYCVDIRDKNSTTQQMKDDVILAATAEDEVLTVTENMSSAEKRKILLKLHKQFGHASADRLQRLIQSSGNKDKDCLTILQQIVHDCDICQRYSKAKPRPAVGLPLATEYNETVAVDLHELEPGVWYLHVIDQFTRFSAGSIVKTKKASEMVNALIHTWISVHGPPRILYSDNGGEFNNEEFRDMAENFNIETRTTAGYSPWSNGLLERHNQTLTDILLK from the exons ATGGCTGCGAACTACAGAGTACCGCCGAAGTTTGACGAAACCAGGCCGTATGAATGTTGGAAAAATGAAGTTAACATATGGGCACGAGTTACCGAACTCGACAAGAAGAAGCAGGCGCTTGCTGTGGCTTTGGGTCTGGAAGGACGAGCCAAGGATATCGCTATGGAGATACCAGCAGACGACTTGGACAAAGACACTGGTATGGCGACATTACTAGCAAAACTGGACGGTGTGTTTCAGCAAGAAGAAAAGGACCGCGCGTACGAAGCGTATTCCCAGTTTGATCGTTTAATGAAAGACAGTTCCGTTTCAATGGCAGACTACATAAttgactttgagcagcgatacaatcGAATTAAAAAGTACGACATGGCGCTTCCAGATGCTGTGTTAGCCTTCAAGTTGTTGGACACGGCCTGCCTCGATGAGAAAAACAGACAACTTGCACTAACGGCGTGCCCCGACCTAAAGTTTGCGTCCATGAAGTCGGCACTCAAGCGGATTTTTGGAGCGAAAACGGCGCCAGGTTTGTCGCACGGGATTCAACTAAACCAAGATGCAGCTTTCTTCACTGAACAACGACAACGACAAGGACAGGGAAGACGGAACACGTTTCAACAGAAGAGTGAAAGGACACCGTTGCCGGGCACCAACCCATTGGATAAGTTCGGTAAGCGTTCAAGATGTGCCGTTTGTCAAAGCACATTTCATTGGGCCAAGGACTGTCCTTACAAGAAGAACGAACAAGTAAGACTAACAGAAGACGAAAATGTAGAAGAAGTTAACATAACGTTGTTGACAAATGACCCTATGTCTGACGCTGAGATTTTCATAACTGAATCCCTGGGATCAGCCATCATAGACACGGCATGCACTCGTACAGTATGTGGGGAGAAATGGCTTGACAGTTATGTTAGTTGTCTCAGTCAAGAGCAGACAGACAAAATGATGAGGACAGAAAACACCAGTTCAAGACCATTTCGTTTTGGAGATGGCAACTTAGTATATTCCACCAGAAAAGTGAAACTACCTGCCAAAATAGGACAAACAAAATGTCACATTGAGACAGAAGTGGTCAACGCTGACATTCCACTGCTGCTGAGTAAGTCCTCACTGAAGAAGGCAGGAACTGTTTTAGATATGGAGAATGACAGAGCAGTGATGTTTAAACAGCAGATTCCTCTTGAGTTCACCAGCTCAGGACACTACTGTGTGGACATAAGAGACAAAAACAGCACAACACAGCAAATGAAAGATGACGTGATACTTGCAGCGACAGCTGAAGATGAAGTCCTGACAGTGACAGAAAACATGTCTTCAGCCGAAAAGCGCAAAATCCTTCTCAAGCTACACAAACAGTTTGGCCACGCATCTGCAGACAGGCTGCAGAGGCTAATTCAAAGCTCGGGTAATAAAGACAAGGACTGCCTCACTATTTTGCAACAAATAGTGCATGATTGTGACATATGTCAGAGATACAGCAAAGCGAAGCCGAGGCCAGCTGTTGGTCTGCCTCTAGCTACAGAATATAATGAGACGGTGGCGGTGGACCTGCATGAGTTGGAGCCAGGAGTGTGGTATCTACATGTGATCGACCAATTCACCCGGTTCAGTGCAGGAAGCATTGTGAAGACAAAGAAGGCCTCTGAAATGGTCAACGCCCTCATCCACACATGGATAAGTGTTCACGGCCCTCCTCGTATTTTGTACAGCGACAACGGTGGAGAGTTCAATAATGAAGAGTTTCGTGACATGGCCGAAAACTTCAACATCGAGACGAGGACAACAGCAGGATACAGTCCCTGGAGCAACGGGCTGTTGGAGAGACACAATCAGACTCTCACCGACATCCTACTGAAG TGA
- the LOC133663344 gene encoding uncharacterized protein LOC133663344, translated as MMAARSESDSDRDSDDFSINLSEDERFVDEESASEGLVGSGSDSDREEAVRGIEPYRFEPDADEDGQEDAAAIDAGGAHDIDRLENTEWCTCQNCVNMETVAECVCCSEIEAVTRTMEEEGVKTCIIDHHGFPSVCLDEWVLQTAYNAYKQQYGMLQQQQNERRRHTAYRQFVRFCWGYLGKDIRVVLPACVVHKIRTTFPSMDYTGFQDVQ; from the exons atgatggccgccagatctgagagcgattctgaccgagatagcgacgatttctccattaatttgagcgaggatgaaagatttgtggatgaggaaagtgcaagtgaaggactagtggggagtggaagcgattcagatagggaagaagctgtgagagggatagagccatatcgctttgaacccgacgctgatgaagacggtcaggaggacgctgctgctattgatgctggaggagcacacgacatagatcgccttgagaatacagaatg gtgtacatgtcaaaactgtgtgaacatggagacagtggctgagtgtgtctgctgtagtgaaatagaggcagtgaccagaacgatggaggaggagggggtgaagacgtgcatcatagaccaccatggctttccatctgtgtgtctggatgaatgggtgctgcagacagcgtataacgcctacaaacagcaatatggcatgctgcagcaacagcaaaatga gcggagacgacacacagcctaccgacagtttgtccgcttctgctggggatatctgggaaaggacataagggtggtactaccagcttgtgtagtacataagattaggacaacattcccatcgatggactacacggggttccaagacgtgcagtga